In Micromonospora sp. LH3U1, one genomic interval encodes:
- a CDS encoding helix-turn-helix domain-containing protein gives MPPAAPSPILRRRRLGVELRRLREAAGLTGDQVIERIGWASASKLSRLENGRSRPDPQDVGDLLDLYGADKTVHDELLGITSEAGDMRGWLKNFPVMTQQQRSWAELEAGCAEISEYNPVLVPGLLQTPGYAQVRIVSARQVGEGAGEPEPDDEPETEVQARLARQSLLTREPHAPRYTAVLEEAALGRRAGPPEVLHEQLLQLCELALLPNVSLHVLLRDTQVGNWYLPPTAFSVYRFADPLDPETLAIEGGFTDVMSTEAIALNRYKVVFEWLCTAALNASDTLSWLIEATGRLTEATPPSTVAFGPATAPTQRRRASGRLTER, from the coding sequence GTGCCTCCTGCCGCACCCAGCCCGATCCTGCGTCGTCGCCGGTTGGGCGTCGAGCTGCGCCGCCTGCGTGAGGCCGCGGGCCTCACGGGCGACCAGGTAATCGAGCGTATCGGTTGGGCCTCCGCGTCCAAACTGTCCCGTTTGGAGAATGGCCGCAGCCGACCGGACCCGCAGGACGTCGGCGATCTGCTCGATCTCTACGGCGCCGACAAGACCGTGCACGACGAACTGCTCGGCATCACCAGCGAGGCCGGCGACATGCGCGGCTGGCTGAAGAACTTCCCGGTGATGACGCAGCAGCAGCGCAGCTGGGCCGAGTTGGAGGCGGGCTGTGCGGAGATCTCCGAGTACAACCCGGTGCTGGTTCCCGGCCTGTTGCAGACCCCCGGATACGCCCAGGTCCGGATCGTCTCGGCCCGGCAGGTGGGCGAGGGTGCGGGCGAGCCGGAGCCCGACGACGAGCCGGAGACCGAGGTGCAGGCGCGGCTGGCCCGCCAGTCGCTGTTGACCCGGGAGCCGCACGCGCCCCGCTACACCGCCGTGCTGGAGGAGGCGGCCCTCGGCCGCCGGGCCGGGCCACCCGAGGTGCTGCACGAGCAGTTGCTCCAACTCTGCGAGCTGGCCCTGCTGCCCAACGTGAGCCTGCACGTGCTGCTCCGGGACACCCAGGTCGGCAATTGGTACCTTCCGCCGACCGCGTTCTCGGTCTACCGGTTCGCCGATCCCCTCGATCCGGAGACATTGGCCATCGAAGGTGGCTTCACCGACGTCATGTCGACCGAGGCAATCGCGCTAAATCGCTATAAAGTGGTGTTCGAGTGGCTATGCACGGCGGCACTTAACGCTTCGGACACCCTCTCCTGGCTGATCGAGGCGACGGGACGGCTGACCGAGGCGACGCCCCCTTCCACAGTGGCGTTCGGGCCGGCAACGGCGCCGACCCAACGCCGCCGGGCCTCGGGGCGGCTGACGGAACGGTGA